GTTTATTTGGTGGAAAAAGATATTatattcaaaaagaaaataaaaagtaaaagAGTAAATTCAAGTACAAAACCTACAGTAGTCTTTTTCAACGCGCTACGACTACTACCGGGAGGGAGGTATGAACATCCGCATCCACTTCTACTGaattaaaccctaattgattaaTTATCCACCATTAACCCTACTCCGATCATCCTCGATTTTTTCACCCATGGAACCAAGCGCCTTACAGGTTTTTTTTTTCTCGCCACCTTTTTGTATCCATACCGTTAATCATCTGTAAATTtattttttgttcttttatatAATCTTGATTAATTAGACTCTGTCTGCGAATGTGGATTCATCGGATCATAAATTAGGGCATGTAAGTTGGTTTTCCTGTTTAGCATACGATCGATCGGTGCGTGTTATATGTTGTGGTTAACAGATTAAGTGATTGTATACGTTCGTATGGTATGACTGAAAGTTTACTAAAGCTGGACTCCATTTTATAATAATTCATGCTGTAAGAAGATTTTCAATCTGCTTGTCGTGGCATGCACGGATGCATCCTTTGTAGGAATTTTTTTTAGGTGTTTTGGAGTTTTCATACATGGTTTCTAGTCAAAAAAAATTCTAAGATGTTTGGCTTCTAGGTGATCTGATAGTTCAACTAGCGGATTCGGTATGTTTCTTACAAGGTGGTAGGGTTTGTTGATGAGTTGGTAGAGTCCAATTGTAAGAAATGTATCGGATCCGTTGGTTGAACTAACaggcagtggcggatctaggattccgaccaagcgggaacgttttataaataggcggtaacgaaatcgaaaaaacgtcaaatttttccaaaatttacactaaaaatgtcaaaaattttccgaccaagcggtagcggaggctaccccttgaaTCAAGGTAGATCCGCCCGTGCTAACAGGAATATGTTTTCAAATATTGACTAGAAAACTAGCGGATCTCCTAGAAGTCAATCATGTTTTAAAAATTGACTAACCCATGTTAAAAACTCTAAActacaaaaccaaaaaaaaaaaaaaaaaaatcttgtttGTAACACTCTAGCCATTTTAAACAAAGATATATCTCTTTCGTTAAGATCCATTTCAGATGAGCTAGATCTTTCTAACCCAAGTTCATTAGATATAATTAGTATCTTGTGAGAGATTATTATTCTCTTCAGTCTTGCTAATTAATTTTGTTAGTCTAAAACACCATTTTGTAATTTATGTTGTAAGAAAATTTACAGTATGCTTGTCGTGGCGTGCACGGATGCATCTTTTGTAGGATTGTTCTGGGTTTTCAACATGGTTTCTAGTTAATTTTCGAAACATGTTTGGCTTCTAGATGATCTGCTACTACAACTAGTGGATCCGGTACTTTTCAAAAGGTGGCAGAGTTTGTTGATGAGTACAATGTATGGGATCCGCTAGTTGAACTAACGGATCACCTAGAAGACGAATGTGCTTTAAAATTGACTAGAAAACTAGCGGATCACCTAGAAGCCAAATATGTTTTAAAATTGACTAGAGTCCATGTTAAAAACTCTAAACCACCTAAACCGAAAAAATGTTCTCGTTTGTAACACTATATCTATTTAAACAAGAATATATCTCTTTCGTTTAGATCCATTTCAGATTATTTAGATCTCTCTAACCCAAGTTCATTAGATCTAATTTGTATCTTGTGACAACTTATTATGCTCTACAGTCTTGCTAATTGATTTTAATGCAATTCAGTGGTGtacaaaagattaaaaaaataaaatattttaacctACACAAATACTTCACATACATTTGGAACTGTTTGGAAATAAATTCTTGTTAGTACTAAAACGCCAATATTTGGCCGAGATAATTTACTTGTCGATCAGTAGGAAAATGGGTATCCTTGGAACAAAGTTTTTAGTTGTGGTTGAACTGTATTTTTCCACATTCAAGCCAATTCGCCTATCTGAATTGGTGTATTTTACGTAATTGTGAACTGTCCTTCCATAGCGTTTGTAGAACGGAATGGAGGCAGGCAGTCGACTTGCCTAGGCTCAGATATTATCTCCATAGATTTTCATTCAGTAATTTTTACCATAAATTCCTTAGATCTTTTGTTTATGAATGTAGTTTCCATCTGGAAATTCATTCTATCTCTATAGTCCATATGTTAACCAACCAACATTATACTAGTGTGCAAGATTGTCAAGCAAACCACAATGACTATGCTCAAATGGGACTTGATTAATGACAAATTTTATTATAACTTGAAGCATCTTATGTTGACACTGTCAAGAAAATATAGGAACATATTACATTTCAACCATATTTTTTAGCCCTTCAGAATGTCACAATCATGCTTATGCATAATTAAACACCGTATAACCTCATCTGTCGAGCAAAACTAAATTAACGCAAGCTTGTATTCATTCCAAATACCTTACTGATTATTCATTTGGAACCAGTTAGTAGAACTAGACACAAAAACCCTAATTGCTTGTTTCCTTCTGGTAAGTACTAAGTTATGTTTCTTCCTCATGTTTATGCTTACGAAAAACGTGTGCATATTTTGAACAGAAGTCGATGAACATGGCTATGAGCAGATTCAGGGAAGAATCTGAAGAGGAAGACATGCCGCGGAAGAAAAAGAAGGTCGATTGGTTTCTCCTTTTAACAGATGACATTGTTGTAGAAATCCTTAAAAAGCTTCCTTCTAGCGTTCTTCGTTACAGGGGTAAGTATGTCTGCAAGCGATGGTTTAACTTAATTACGAATCAGATCTTGCTAGACCATTCTTCTTTCATCATCCAAAGGTCAAGTGGACTTCACCGAGCACGTCATATTGTCGTGCGGGAAGTAAAACAAAAACTGGAATTTGAAGAGACATATCTTGAAATACCTTGTAGAGGACGGATCAAGTCTTGGTGTAATGAGTTCCTTTTGATGGTAGATCCAAAGAGAAACGAAACTTTGTACGTGTACGATCTGCTTACCAAAAAAGGATTCAATCTTCCCCAATGTTCTCGATCTTGCGGAGGACACTATACAAGCAAATGTTGCATAAGTCTTTGCTATGATGGAATTCTGAGACTATACAAGGTCATTCACATGTTTATGGGCTCGCGAATCCGATGTCAAATTCTTGTCCTCTTAAGTGATGTGGTTTCTATTATTTCCAATTTCCCAAAGTGGAAAAGGATCAAAGTACCTAGCAACATGGGTGAAGGGCAGTATTATTGGGGTGATCCAGTTTCGGTTCAAGGAAGATACCTCCATTGGGATGTTCATTCATCCGATTACCTGGTTTCCATGGATAGCGTGCAAGAGAGATTTTATGAAACACGCCTACCAGGTTCCAACGACGAGCGTATGAGAAACCAATATTCTTTTGTTGAGATGAATGGCTTCCTTGCTCTCCTTGATAAAGTTTCGGGGAACAAAGCTAACCTATGGATTCTTAAAGATTTTCATAAGATGAAGTGGGAAAAGTTGCATTCGTTAAATCTTTCGTGCCATTGGTACCTTAGCATATACCCTCAGACCGACATTCCATTTCCTATCTCTAGTGTGGTAAATAAGAGACATATCATCTTCAAGAAGCCAACTAGACCCAGGACCGTGAATGGCCTGTTACGTTATGATCTGGAAACTAATGTTGTGGAAGGCGTACCATGTACTATGTCCACTGGATATAACGACCGTTATGTGGTTCAATCTGTAGCACCAGATCTTCTATGGTAAGTGGATGGAAAGTAATCATCTCTTTATTTAATAATCTAGCACCTGGATCATGTAAGAAAGTAACCATGTTTGTACTCGTGTTGTTTAACTGTAACATTGCATGCATGAAACATTTTAGGACCTTTTGCCAATGTTTTTATTCGTGTTGTTTAACTTTAACCACCGGTTACCTGTCATCGGTGGAGTTTTTCACTGGTGTCATAGTTTTCTTCGTGTTCATGTGTCTATTAAGATAGGTTCTTTATAGAGCATTCTTACTATGTGCATTGGCGAagccacccccccccccccccccccaattttttTTCCGAAGCCGGCGGGGCGGCAACGTATATACCTATACGAAAGTACTATTCATAACACTACGCATCGATAAGTTCGGGGGGCGGGCGCCCCCTCGGGGGTAGCCTAAGCTGCGCCCCTGACTATGTGTATTCCATGTATGCTAGCTGGCGAAGCCAAAAATCAGGGAGGATTCTTGATCTTTGTAATCACAATTTGTATTGTCGTAATATTTTTAGCAGCTGCGCTAAAATAATCGACGACTGCAGTTTTATATAAGATAAAAGACACTGCAAGTTTGTTTCTGCTTGGGGCATAGGTTACAACAAAAGAAATTTTTCCATAGAATAACAAGTTCTCTAAGATCAGCTCAGTTAACACTAAGATTTTTTCACAACAATGGTCAGTAAAGTATTCGCATCGGTTACTAACAAAAACATGTAGGCAAAAATATAAATCTAACTGCTTAGTTGGTAGCTTATAATCAAGTGAACTTAAAttcttttgtttttatattttataaaaccaAAGAAGGAGGCATAGGATCCTTCGTTATTTAGAACTTGATATCAGGTCCTTCTTGAAAAAGATTTTAGCATCCAACTCAAATAGATTCATGATGGTGAGAACTGAGAACCAGGTCTAGTGTGAAAAGGATTGCCAAAGACAGTGTAACCTTGATAAACGAATACCCTCATCCCTCAGGAccaaaaagaaaaagttgtttagTGAGGTTATTTATGTATAGATAAAAAGTTTGTACATGAAAGGTTTAAGGATGGAACAAAATTATTCATTTGGGGAGTTTATTCGTTTATCGATCATCCATTCATCGAGGTTATAGTGTAAAGGTAAATCTATCTGACGGAATACATAATAGTTGAGGAGTTGTAAAAAAATACCAAATGGAAGTAGATCTATATTTGTTAATACCcaaggggagtgggggtggtcactagtgatgaaattccatcactcacaaacatccaatcatgttccgccatgtcagcaaccactattctatcactcacaagcattctttagtggcggtggtcatcactagtgatgggattccaatgtacaagtattaatacacaatgtacaagtcatacACATACATTCAACAATTCTTCAACGCGTGATAAAATCCACGCGTTATAACTATCACTCGTTATAAACTATGGTGGCAGCGGTGTTCGTGATATTTCAACGAGTGATGGGCAGTTCATAACGGACTACCCCCACTCCCCTAAGGAAATCCACATCTTGCTCAGATCTTTATTAATCATGGTATGGGACAACAATATCATCCGGATACATACACAACGATAATTAGTAACAGGTTTGGGATGAAGAACAATGCAGAATTAGTAAGATATGATTATCGTCACTTGATAATTACTTTGGATGGAGAATCCATGTTGCATTTGCTCATACCGGTCAACCTGAACATGAGCGGCTAAGCACTTTGTATACGGTGTGTTTGAACTTTAGACAATTGTGTTCATGAACTAGTAAATGTCTATCATTGTGGTCCTGTTATTGCTTTTATGTTTACTGGTGTCTATACTTTGTGTCGATTATGTAGATTTATAGTTTATCCATACAGATTATATCTGGACCGAGTTTAATG
Above is a window of Helianthus annuus cultivar XRQ/B chromosome 14, HanXRQr2.0-SUNRISE, whole genome shotgun sequence DNA encoding:
- the LOC110906242 gene encoding F-box protein At3g07870-like, with amino-acid sequence MEPSALQKSMNMAMSRFREESEEEDMPRKKKKVDWFLLLTDDIVVEILKKLPSSVLRYRGKYVCKRWFNLITNQILLDHSSFIIQRSSGLHRARHIVVREVKQKLEFEETYLEIPCRGRIKSWCNEFLLMVDPKRNETLYVYDLLTKKGFNLPQCSRSCGGHYTSKCCISLCYDGILRLYKVIHMFMGSRIRCQILVLLSDVVSIISNFPKWKRIKVPSNMGEGQYYWGDPVSVQGRYLHWDVHSSDYLVSMDSVQERFYETRLPGSNDERMRNQYSFVEMNGFLALLDKVSGNKANLWILKDFHKMKWEKLHSLNLSCHWYLSIYPQTDIPFPISSVVNKRHIIFKKPTRPRTVNGLLRYDLETNVVEGVPCTMSTGYNDRYVVQSVAPDLLW